The following coding sequences are from one Gossypium hirsutum isolate 1008001.06 chromosome A12, Gossypium_hirsutum_v2.1, whole genome shotgun sequence window:
- the LOC121211009 gene encoding protein PLANT CADMIUM RESISTANCE 7, translating into MGRLPMDSHSQFSYPSPQPQAAYYSCAPPPQLQTQPQKAFIVYPRPQNNVNVAQVPPYQTSSPVAAALPQNQHLAHILIPTNGSLQSNAPIGKSVQHLPMPSPQMKAVPTGSWTTGLFDCMEDPTNVLITALFPCVTFGQIADVLDNGHTNCATSGIVYAVAPCFVSGPYRKKLRQRFGLIEAPASDRIIHSIFEPCALCQEYRELNNRGINPALGYHGNLSKQQTATMMVPPRNQMMN; encoded by the exons ATGGGACGATTACCCATGGACTCCCATTCTCAATTCTCATATCCTTCTCCTCAGCCTCAAGCCGCCTATTATTCTTGCGCACCACCGCCACAACTACAAACACAGCCGCAGAAAGCTTTCATAGTTTATCCTCGGCCTCAAAATAATGTTAATGTTGCACAGGTTCCACCATACCAAACAAGCAGTCCAGTGGCTGCGGCGCTGCCACAAAACCAACACCTCGCTCATATTCTTATTCCCACAAACGGCTCATTGCAAAGCAATGCACCCATTGGAAAGTCCGTGCAGCATCTGCCAATGCCTTCGCCTCAAATGAAAGCGGTTCCCACCGGGTCCTGGACCACCGGCCTCTTTGATTGCATGGAAGATCCAACCAACG TTCTCATCACTGCGTTATTCCCTTGTGTGACTTTTGGTCAGATAGCAGATGTCCTTGACAACGGGCACACAA ATTGTGCGACAAGTGGAATTGTTTATGCGGTGGCCCCATGTTTTGTATCTGGCCCTTATCGTAAAAAGCTGCGGCAGCGGTTTGGGTTGATAGAGGCCCCTGCCTCTGATCGGATTATCCACTCCATATTTGAACCATGTGCTCTCTGTCAAGAATATCGAGAACTCAACAACCGAGGGATCAACCCTGCACTTG GATACCATGGAAATTTGAGTAAACAACAAACTGCAACCATGATGGTTCCGCCAAGGAATCAGATGATGAACTAA